Part of the Phalacrocorax carbo chromosome 9, bPhaCar2.1, whole genome shotgun sequence genome is shown below.
CAAGAGGAGAACTGGATAATCTGCTTaggtgtggggaggaggaggccgtAGCCTTTGTGATAGAGAACAGCCCCAGAGAGGTACCTGGTCTTGTGTGGGGTGGACCCAGCCTGGGTGGTGGTCAGTGTCTGGGTGAGTATGGATGGGTGGTCCTGCCAGACAGGACACATCCAGGAGGGCTGAGCCCTGGATTCAGGATAGGAAAAAGCCAGGTCTTCCCTGAATTCAGAGGAGGGCATCATGCAAGCAGGAGTGTTGAGCTCACTGATGCCTGTCTTATTCCTCCCCTTCAGATCGAGGTGCGGCCCATGATGTACGTGGCACTGACGTATGATCACCGGCTGATTGACGGCAGAGAGGCAGTGACTTTCCTGCGCAAGATCAAGGCAGCGGTGGAGGATCCCCGCGTGCTGCTGCTTGACCTGTAGAGCAGCCACACCCCCACACAACCCACCCAGGGCAGGGCCGCGGCACCAGCAGGGGCGATGCAGGGCATTCAGGAACTGGCAGAGGTCATTCCAGCCTCTCTCCCTCCACCGTGATCAGAGCTGTCCCGGAGGGAATTGTGGGGATAGCTCCTATCTCCTTTCCTGTTCTGTTTAATGAAGGTTCACCTTCTCATGAGGATTGCTATGCAGTGGGCCAACCGCTGAATGGCACTGCCTTTCCAGAGCCATCTATGTGGCATCCTTTCCCTTACAGCACCAAACTCTCACCTCTAGCTTGTCCTATACCAGTGGAaactgcttgctgctgctgtgctagGGTACCCTTCCCTGCCACTCCAAGGCAGGTTCAGCTTTATTTCCTAGCACTGAGGTTtctgggagggagaggaaaggctACTGTTCTGTCCCTGTTTTGCTTGAAAATATTTCGCACTCATCTGCCTTGCGAGGGCAGTCTGGGGACCCCTGGGCTGTTTGCAGCAGAGGTTTTGATCAGAGCAGGGCTTCAGGTAGGTGTCATGCCCCTGGCAGTGCCCTAAGTTACACTCCCTCCACAGACAGGAACACGGTGGTGGCAGCTCCCCTGCTTTCCCTTGGAGATCGTTTGTCTCTCTCTAGCCTGGTCACTGTGGCATGAATGTTCATGGTGGACAGAGCCTGTGACCTCTGTGGAGGTAGCGCTCTGTTCCTGGGGGGACAACCCTTTCACCATTACATGCCCGACACGGGGGTAAAAACCAGCCCCCAGCAGCTGTCCTTGAATCACAGCTCACTGACGGCGGATCCGACTGCTGGCTTCCTGCGTGCGAGGGCTTGGCCTGCTACCAGCAGAGAGACAGCTGGGGAGGGCCAGGTCTTCAAGTGTCATGTATATCACAGCCCAAGGCTgctggttggggggggggggggcagtccTTAATCCGATAGCGCACATATGTATGGGGGAGTGAGGGGGTTGCTAGTGCCTGCAGAGTCTATTACTCTTACCCTCTACACAGAACTTGtaactaaaatatttaacacagcggattttaaatgaaataaaactgggAAACAACTGCAAGGTGGGGTGTGTTTCAGGGGGTGAGCAGCAGGTCCTGGGCAAGGACTCAGGCATCAGCAGCACCCCTAGTGTAGCAAAGAACCTGTTACCTGATGGtgagagaaaagagggaatGGGAGCTGGGCCTGTCCCTGGTGATAACTAAATTGAGGCTTCTCTAGCTATGAATTCTACTGTCCTCAAACCCTCTTTGGCACAGAACTGACTCTTCCCAGCAAAGAGGAGGTTTTCAGGGCTGGAAATCATCATTGTGGTCTAGCAAAAGAGCTGTTACAGACAGCAAGGAAATCCCAATATTTGCTAAATGGCATGATGGTCAAGAGCAAGAACTGGGACAGGCATAGagatggtttggtttttccctGATACAATGGGAGTGTTGTAAATCAtgaaagtggggaaaaatatgaaattgttTCTGGAGCATGGCAGGGTTTTTCCAGCTCTGACATCAGCTTCAGAGAATGGTTTGGCCCTTCCTGACTATGAGTGAAGAAGGCAGCCccttttaacagaaaacaattgCACTCACAGCTGGCATGCTGGCGAAAGGGAGAGCAGTTCCTAGTACTGGATCCTATGGCTTCCTGGCAGCTACAGCCAAACCTGCATGTGGACTCAGTTTTCCTCTGCCCCGGTAAAGGTAGAAGGTTAGGAGGCGAGAGAGGAAAAACCCTTTCCCTGGACTGTAAAGGAAGGGCAAAGAGCCTAGctgaataaattaaatgaaagagaaggttctgagtaaaaaaaaaccGCTGCTATTACCCGGTTCCCCATGCTGGTCTAGGATACAGAGGGCCCACCTTGACTTTGTACATGAGCCTGGGGAAGGGCAATGCCTGTATTTTGTCTGGAGCTGCAATAAATGAGGCCTTTGAACTACTCAGGGAGTGAATGTATAGTCAAGCTCACAAAATGATGCAGCCTAGCAAACGGCTTTATTTAATCTGCCATGTTAGGGCTTGCTGGAGGAGGGTcatgcagctgctgtgcatCAAGTTTCCTCCCCCCCAACCCTCTTGGGCTCTTTGGTACAAGAAGCCATGCTGTAGCTTCAGGAGCAGGGCTAAGAGTCAGTCCTGCTGTCCCTCCCTGAATCGCAGGACAAGGAGGCTGGTGGCCACGGGAGCCTGCTGCTGGAGAGTTCAGCCAGTGCAGGCTGCCCTAGAGAGGAAAAGCCCTAGGCTTAGCTGCTCCTGGCATCTGGCATTAGTGGCCAGCACCTTCATTAGGTCTCTTGCTGCTGCATGGCCTTTGAGGtgtctcctgcctttgctggcGTGGGAGATGAGTTTCTCCCGGGCTCTGCTTCCCTCTGGTGGACATGCATGCCTGCTGCCACCTGAGAGCTAGGCTGACTCAGCAAGGACCAGAGCGTTACTGCTGGTGGCAAGCAGGAGCTCAAACCAGTGAGCCACAACGTGTCACTGGTACCAGTAATTCCTTACTACTGGGGATGAGTGAACAATGGGAGGGAATGCTGGGAGAGGAAGACAAAAACTACATCATTGCCACTGCTGGATCATCCTGCAGCCTATGATGGCCTTGACTTGCACAAATGagcacagcagcttctgctttggACTCTTAGCAGATACCTTTTGGTCACGCTTTTTTCAATCATGGTTTGTATTTGCTCTTATCCTCCTTCCACCAGTGCTGACGCTCAGTCACAGGCATGCCTGTGCTCAAAGCACAGCAACAAGGACTGCAGGGATGCTGTCCTCAGGTTTGAGACAGATTTGGGGCCCTCCCTTGCTCAGCCCAGGCCGTCCTGGTTCAGCTCAGAAACAAAAGGACACTTCTGCAAGCAATAACAAGTGGTTTATTCTTTGCAGAGGGCTCCCTCCCATCTCACTCCCGCAGCAGACATTACCCACACACAAACATGCAGCAGACCCTGGGCTCGGGCACCAGCCAGCAGGGCCCAGAGATGCACTTGGAagccacaagaaaaaaacaaggcCAGTGTCACTGTGGTAGCAGCAGagatagaggaaaaaaaaaaaaaaaaacaaaaaaacaaaaaaaaaaaccacccatcCCCAAACCATTAGGATGGCGTCCTAGGGCACGGTGCTATGCTGAGCAAGGGATGTCCCAGAAGGGGAGCATGGCCTCGCCCCAGGGGTAGGCACCTGGGCTCCCTTTTCCACCAGAGAGGACCTAGAGGAGAAGACAGCCCACCCCAGACTGCAGCCCCCTCTCTCAGATACACCAACAAACACAAGCAGAGACAGAAGAACATGTAAGGCTGCAAAACCTCGTGCACACCCCACCCTGGGGCAGCCCTTGCAGGCAGACCTcccccagcaggcagggctgcccgtGGCACCTGTGGTCACAAGTGCCAGGGACAGTGGTTCTGTGCCCAGCTCCCTGCGGGAAGGACAGCCTGCCTAGCCCACCAGCTTCTGCCACAGGATGGTGCTGAAGAAGGAGTGGGCCTTCAGCTTCGCCATGCCACCTCCTCCAGAGCCCAAACGCTGTTTTGGGTTGTACTGTAGGAGCTGCAGAGAAAGGGGATGGGacagcaggatggggagaggggggacACTGGAAAAGCTACCAGGCTGGaccctccagccccatcctccctCCCACGCACCGAAGCCCCTCACCTCAGTGAGCAGTGACGCAGCAGCCAGACTGAGCCCCTCTGGCAGATACAACTGCGTGTGAGGTTGAATCCCTGAAGGGTGGTTTTGGGACAgtggctgcaggaggcagagggtGCTGGTGAGCAGATGCTGAGGATGGTAGGAGCACCCTGATGAAGCTTCATCTCCACACAACCCCAGCTCTACGCAGCAAGATTTAAAACCCAGGGCCCTGAACACCCAGAGACCATGCACAGGCACTAGGAATCACATGCCTGCAGTGACCTGGCATGGTGCTGAGGTGCCAGCAGGGCAaggccccctcccagccccgcacAGCACGGAGCTCCTGGCGTTAcagtgtcacctcctcctcctccccctgccttgCACAGCTCCTCTGCCTCTTACCACTCCTGTCAGCAACTCGTACAAGAGAGAGCCAAAGCTCCAGCAGTCAGCTGCTTCAGTGAGCTCTGCGATCCCCCCCACTTCTGCAGAAAGAGCCAGAGAGGAATtagagctggaggcagggagtGTCAGTGGCTGCGCCACACCAGGCACATCTCACTGCCCGCAGGAAACCCCCTCCCCCAGTCGGTAGCACTGGGCTGAGGGCAGAAGGCAGGAGATGAGTCCCTTACCTGGGGCACTGTACAGCTCTTCCCgtgcctggctgcagcactggggctCCACCTCTGTCCACTGGCCAAAAAAGGTGAGACAGATGTgacctgcagagcagcaccagAGGCAAAAGCAGGGAGGTTAGGACAAAGGTAGGGACTTTGGTCAGAGCACAAAGCCAAGTCATATCCCCACAACTGGGAACACCCAGGGCATGGGTCCCTGCCGTGCCCTGAACGCAGAGGCATTGTTTCTTCCCTGGCACTGCACATCCCCTGGCCTCCCAGTTCTTGTCCCAGATGCCCAGCAGGCCAGTGCACCTGGTAAGACTGGTTAGGTGGGCTCCAAGCTCATGGACCTCAGGGCAGGCTGTAGTGACGGAAGCAGTAGTGCCAAACGGAAGAAGGTTAGCTTTCCCCTTGCaatgctttctgcattttttcttttcctgagcaATTTGTAGCTTTCCAGTTTGCGCCAGCTGTTGCCAGCTGAGCAGGGACATGCACTCAGCCTGCACTGACACTGGTACCTATGACTTGAAGGAATGGGCAGGCTCCAGAATACCCCAGTGAGCAGTAACTACAAGGAAGGGAAAGCTGCAATCCCACTAACCTCAGGCACAGTTCAGCTGGTCTCAGCTTCCCCATGCTGGGATTTCCCAGGCAGCCAGCAGTGGGAGCAGGGGCAATGCATTCCTGTGGCTGTGGCCCCTGACTCTCCCACTGCAGACCCATCTCTTATAATAACTGCTTGGAAGTCCCAACTGACCTCACTTCAAGGTTCAGAAACATCCAAACCTCTCAAGACTCCCACCCTCCCCCAAAGCAAACTCAAGAATGTCCATGTCCCTCAAAATGGGGCAAACAGCAGTCTCCCAGCCAAGAGGccaacctcctcttcctcagagcagcagcctggggcaCTACCTACCGGCTGCATCAAACAGCAGGTTCCTGGGGTTGAGGTCCCGGCACAGTATACCCTGCTGGTGAAGTCCCTCTAAGGCCAGGAGGATttctgctgcccacagctgcaCCTGCTCCTCCTTCACAGCCCACGCTCTCTGGCCATGCCCATGCAAAGCCAGAGACTGGCATTGACCTgagagcagctgctttctgaGCTGGCCACAGGTCCAGCTTGCTCCCCTCGAGGGCTCCCACACTGTTGGGTCAGGCGCACAGAGCTTGCCAGAGCTGGATGGGGCAACTTCTGCACAAAGCTGCCTCTGAACAGAGGATGTCAGGAGAGGCTGAGCCCAGGGGACCTCAGACACCGGCTGAGCCAGTGGCTCCCCTGCCCCTGGCTGTCCCCCTCTCACAGTCTTCAGTATGGAGCCACGTGTCTCGGGAAGCCTCTCACCAGCACGTGGCCCAGGATCTTTTTGGGAGGCTGCTCTCTCTGAtatgcagcctgtgctgctaGTTAGGATGTCCCAGGGGTAGATGACCAGGCCCTGGTTGGTAAGGTGGCTGGGGCCTTTAGCTGATGCTGCTGGAACATGGTCCACGATGCCAGATGTAGCCTGGGTCATGCTTAGATCCTGCCCTCCAGGTGCAGCCCACGTGCCACTGGCGGCAGCCAGGCGAAGCTGGCAGTGGTCTCCCAAGCCAGGGTCCATGGGGTCAGAGGACTCCCAGAGGGGCAAGGCATCAATGTTTCTCAATACTCGGTGGGTCACAGAGCCTGGGAGGTCACTGCCTGTCCaagcagagaaggtggagactTGGCTACTGCCCTGGGAGCTTCCCACACCATCCTCTCCGCCACGGTCCCTCAGAGTTTGAATGGTGTCTGGATCAGCAGAGCTTTGCTGGACACAGTACTTGGAGCGGAGGTGAGACCAGAGCGTCTCCcctggaaagcagagaggagaacAAGTGATGGGGCAGAAAGCATCTCTGGTTCCcctgctgcagacacagcccATTCAGGTACAGGCCAAGGCCTGCATGCTGTGGACATGACCAAGCATCATTAATCACCCCAGCAAAGCTCAAGTCCATGCAGAATACTCCCCTGCCCTACACACCTCCCCTGGGACCTGGCACACCAAAGGCTCATCGCCCCCTTCTTTagcagccctgctcccctggATGCACAGTCTCCTTGACCTCAACTCTGCCGCTTCCACGTCACAGGCCATCCCCATCTCCACATATGCCCCTGATCCCACTGCCATCCCCACTTTCCCCTGGAAGCCTTTCCTCCCTGTGTGACAGCAATGCTAGAGAGCTCCCACAGCATGGCACAGATCCCATGGGTCAGCAGTGAGCCAGAGCAGCGAGTTCTGGAGCCCACAGCACACTGCCAGGGCTTCCCAGCCTCACCACATtcagctgctggctgctttcTGCAAATTCATCCTACAGCAGGGCATGAGGAGCTGAGGCTGTTCTCCAACACATGTCAGCCTTCATTTGTCATTGCTggactccagctgctgctccctaCACATCCATGCAACCAGCAGAGAGCAAAGAAGCACCTTGGGACAAGCCTCCACCTTGTCACACTTCTTCACCAGGATCTGGGACAAGCCCCAAGCCTGCCTCCTTGTGGTACCCGAACTCCAGTGTACTCCCTGCCCTTTATGCCCCAATtctccattttctctctttggtCTGATCTCAAAATCCAGTGTCGCCTCTTTTGTAATCAAAAAGTGTTTTATAAAggtcttattaaaaaaaaaaattgttctacAACATCCAAGTGAGTTACCTCACTTGGTTCTCCTCCATCACTCTCCTGCCATGGCCAAACAATGCCAGTAAAATGAAGAGGTTTTTCTTGAAGAGGTTACTTCCCCAGTCAGCTCTCACCAAACCTCCAGAATCCCCAATacagctgagcagctccttCCACAGTCTCCAAGCCCTGGTACCCATCACCCTTCTATTATAGTGACAACACAGGCtgtcttcttaaaaaaaaaagtcccaaaccagcagaagaaacatatttgaaactttaaagaaagcaaGGCTGGGGATAAGAGCAGGATGCTCCACAGATGGGAGGCAATGATGTCCCTACTCACCCTGCACATGCTCTAGGTGGAGAAAGATGGAGTCCTCACTCACATAGTAGCACAGCAGCTTGACCATGAATGGGACCCCATGAGGGATGATGGTCTGTCGCTCACGGCTCTCAACATGGGATTTAGGGAGGCTCTGAAGAGGTACAGGTAGCTGGACGTTACAGCACAGTAGAGGCTTGGACTCCCTGCAACCTAGcacctggcagggcaggagggcagccaTCTGCTaagccccatggctgcccccgTGTTACCTGCACCCAGCTGGAACAAGGCAGGGTTCTGCAAagctctgcaaaggcagagcaCGCCCCACATGCACTGTGGGACCCAGAGGACACTGGTGGTCCAGAGCAATCACCTTCCCCCACAACTGCCCCTACTTCCTTCAGATGGAAACCCATCATTCCagccctctctcctctcccatcTGGAATTGATGTTTCTCCCTGTCATGCCAGAGTCTCCTTGTCCAGTTATTAAAGTCCTTTATTTTTAGTTCCAACTGCACTGGAAAATGCCCTAGGACTTGTACTGACCACACCTCACCCACCACCTGTTCCAGGGTTGATCCAGATTAACATGGGCATAAGGCTTGGCTTGCAGCATTACAAAGCAGAGGAATGGATGACTGAGGAGAACCACTTCCCTTCCAATCACAGAAGATGACCAGGGCAGCCAAAAGAAGCTTTATGAACAATGAACATTCTTTAACACTTCTGTGACCTGCTATTTTTTTGTCCTCTCACCTGCCCTAGCCATCTGCTTGGACAAGGAGGCTCTGGCATCACAGGGAGAAGCAGgtagagaaactgaaaacaccCACCTTAAGAATAAAGGTCCCACCAGTGGCTGGATCCTGGATGATCTGCACCTGGGAGCAGTATATACAGTACTGGTCATAAGCACTGACTGCTCCCACCCCAACACACAGCCCACAGGAATGACCCAGGGACTCAACTCTGGAACAACAAACTCCCACCCAATTGGAGGAGTTTGGTGGTGCTCAAACCCCTACTCTTGAAAGACAAAACACAGGTTATTAGCAATGAGATAGCCACGGAGGCAGGGAGTAGAGAGCTAATTAAAGAAAGAGGTGACTCCCAcaccatttttatttccttcctaatGAAGGGTTTCACACTGCTCCTTCTGGGCTCTGTGGGGTGTGTTGGGCTGCCCACCTGGGCCTCGGCAGGACAGGAAGACCACACCAGTCCTGAAAAACTGTGTGAATGGCAGAGGAGAGCAACATGCCAGTGTGCGTATGGAGACAGTAAGACATCTTCACTCCAGGATCATGAACCACTAATGAGTTGATTCATCCACATAACTTGTCTTCTGCTGAAGTCTAGATTATCCATAGGAGTCCGCCATCACGGTACCTAGGCATCAAGCATGATTCCATGCATGGGGAAGAACCGGATGCATCAACCTCCTTGTAAATCTCTTGGGAGATCTTGTGAGCAAAAGGAATGGGGACGTCAACAGATTTCCCAACTAACCCCTAAAGGGTCTTGCATCCTGGCCTGCAAATTTTCCTTGGTGGGAATGGTGTTGATGGTAACCGTCATGTTCCTTGGTGGGTGCGCTGGGGGCTGGCACCCCTACCCCAGCTGCCAGGACCCTTCAGGTTACACTACCCTtggttcagccccagcctcACCCCCCAGTTCCAGGTCAAGTCATTACCTTATCGATCACTCCCACAACCTTACATCGTCTCAGGTTCTCCAGTGCCGAGCTCAGTGTCCTGATCGGCCGGAAGCGCAGGCTGCTGTAACCCTGCAAGGGGGTGAAGAAGAGGACGAGGGACCTAGAGATGCTACTGTCCATGACAGCAGGTGGGAGAAGTCCCTGAATTTTCCAGAGTGGGGCTGGTCAACTTCCAGAGCCAACTCTCCAATAGCCATTGTTGATTCCTAACATCAGCTAGACTATTTTCTTGGCCAGCTCCCggatttctgaaaattttaggGAAAGCTTGCACCTGCAGCAGAGGTAAAATTACTCCAGAATTTACACCTGGACCAACACTAAGGGGATCATCTGTACACAAGGTAGCTGCTGTTCTCCTCTTGTCCTTCTCACCaggccccacccctcccctgcTTCATGCCCCTCTCTCTTCATTAACCACCTCCTTCCCACAATCAGGCAAGCAGCCATCATCTTTGGTTTCCATCCAGATAGGAACAATGACAGGGAAGATGACGTTTTTTAACATCTGACAAGGTGGTTCCCCCTGGTGGCTTCAGTCCCACTGAAAATGGCCACAAGCCAGGGGCGGTGCTGGGATCACCCCAGGCAAGCTGGGCCCACCTCAGCCCTTTGCTCCAGGCAGGGCTaagagctgccagctccctcgCAGCCACCGGCATGCAGGGTCACTCTGCAGCTGATACGCCTGCCATTTTCTCTACACCACCTTACTGTGACATCTGGCAGAGGCGGTCAAGGAGGCTCAGTGGCACTGCTTTATGTGTCCCCTTGAAGGCTTCCCAGTGCCACGGACCCACTGCCACCCCGCCTGTGCCACCCCACACCAGCCCCTCACCgtggcagtggggctgccaCCCCCCGCAGCCCGCTGGAGGTGGCAG
Proteins encoded:
- the RPS6KL1 gene encoding ribosomal protein S6 kinase-like 1 isoform X1, whose product is MSRTEAEPCSRARAQARAYLGQLRGRVSPAGPEGGGRRDYLVEAARQLRLALERDVSEDYEEAFNHYQNGVDVLLRGVQVDPNKERREAVKRKITQYLRRAEEIFNCHLQRAAGGGSPTATGYSSLRFRPIRTLSSALENLRRCKVVGVIDKVQIIQDPATGGTFILKLPVPLQSLPKSHVESRERQTIIPHGVPFMVKLLCYYVSEDSIFLHLEHVQGETLWSHLRSKYCVQQSSADPDTIQTLRDRGGEDGVGSSQGSSQVSTFSAWTGSDLPGSVTHRVLRNIDALPLWESSDPMDPGLGDHCQLRLAAASGTWAAPGGQDLSMTQATSGIVDHVPAASAKGPSHLTNQGLVIYPWDILTSSTGCISERAASQKDPGPRAGERLPETRGSILKTVRGGQPGAGEPLAQPVSEVPWAQPLLTSSVQRQLCAEVAPSSSGKLCAPDPTVWEPSRGASWTCGQLRKQLLSGQCQSLALHGHGQRAWAVKEEQVQLWAAEILLALEGLHQQGILCRDLNPRNLLFDAAGHICLTFFGQWTEVEPQCCSQAREELYSAPEVGGIAELTEAADCWSFGSLLYELLTGVHLLTSTLCLLQPLSQNHPSGIQPHTQLYLPEGLSLAAASLLTELLQYNPKQRLGSGGGGMAKLKAHSFFSTILWQKLVG
- the RPS6KL1 gene encoding ribosomal protein S6 kinase-like 1 isoform X3; the encoded protein is MSRTEAEPCSRARAQARAYLGQLRGRVSPAGPEGGGRRDYLVEAARQLRLALERDVSEDYEEAFNHYQNGVDVLLRGVQVDPNKERREAVKRKITQYLRRAEEIFNCHLQRAAGGGSPTATGYSSLRFRPIRTLSSALENLRRCKVVGVIDKVQIIQDPATGGTFILKLPVPLQSLPKSHVESRERQTIIPHGVPFMVKLLCYYVSEDSIFLHLEHVQGETLWSHLRSKYCVQQSSADPDTIQTLRDRGGEDGVGSSQGSSQVSTFSAWTGSDLPGSVTHRVLRNIDALPLWESSDPMDPGLGDHCQLRLAAASGTWAAPGGQDLSMTQATSGIVDHVPAASAKGPSHLTNQGLVIYPWDILTSSTGCISERAASQKDPGPRAGERLPETRGSILKTVRGGQPGAGEPLAQPVSEVPWAQPLLTSSVQRQLCAEVAPSSSGKLCAPDPTVWEPSRGASWTCGQLRKQLLSGQCQSLALHGHGQRAWAVKEEQVQLWAAEILLALEGLHQQGILCRDLNPRNLLFDAAGHICLTFFGQWTEVEPQCCSQAREELYSAPEVGGIAELTEAADCWSFGSLLYELLTGVPLSQNHPSGIQPHTQLYLPEGLSLAAASLLTELLQYNPKQRLGSGGGGMAKLKAHSFFSTILWQKLVG
- the RPS6KL1 gene encoding ribosomal protein S6 kinase-like 1 isoform X4, translated to MSRTEAEPCSRARAQARAYLGQLRGRVSPAGPEGGGRRDYLVEAARQLRLALERDVSEDYEEAFNHYQNGVDVLLRGVQVDPNKERREAVKRKITQYLRRAEEIFNCHLQRAAGGGSPTATGYSSLRFRPIRTLSSALENLRRCKVVGVIDKVQIIQDPATGGTFILKSLPKSHVESRERQTIIPHGVPFMVKLLCYYVSEDSIFLHLEHVQGETLWSHLRSKYCVQQSSADPDTIQTLRDRGGEDGVGSSQGSSQVSTFSAWTGSDLPGSVTHRVLRNIDALPLWESSDPMDPGLGDHCQLRLAAASGTWAAPGGQDLSMTQATSGIVDHVPAASAKGPSHLTNQGLVIYPWDILTSSTGCISERAASQKDPGPRAGERLPETRGSILKTVRGGQPGAGEPLAQPVSEVPWAQPLLTSSVQRQLCAEVAPSSSGKLCAPDPTVWEPSRGASWTCGQLRKQLLSGQCQSLALHGHGQRAWAVKEEQVQLWAAEILLALEGLHQQGILCRDLNPRNLLFDAAGHICLTFFGQWTEVEPQCCSQAREELYSAPEVGGIAELTEAADCWSFGSLLYELLTGVPLSQNHPSGIQPHTQLYLPEGLSLAAASLLTELLQYNPKQRLGSGGGGMAKLKAHSFFSTILWQKLVG
- the RPS6KL1 gene encoding ribosomal protein S6 kinase-like 1 isoform X2, producing MSRTEAEPCSRARAQARAYLGQLRGRVSPAGPEGGGRRDYLVEAARQLRLALERDVSEDYEEAFNHYQNGVDVLLRGVQVDPNKERREAVKRKITQYLRRAEEIFNCHLQRAAGGGSPTATGYSSLRFRPIRTLSSALENLRRCKVVGVIDKVQIIQDPATGGTFILKSLPKSHVESRERQTIIPHGVPFMVKLLCYYVSEDSIFLHLEHVQGETLWSHLRSKYCVQQSSADPDTIQTLRDRGGEDGVGSSQGSSQVSTFSAWTGSDLPGSVTHRVLRNIDALPLWESSDPMDPGLGDHCQLRLAAASGTWAAPGGQDLSMTQATSGIVDHVPAASAKGPSHLTNQGLVIYPWDILTSSTGCISERAASQKDPGPRAGERLPETRGSILKTVRGGQPGAGEPLAQPVSEVPWAQPLLTSSVQRQLCAEVAPSSSGKLCAPDPTVWEPSRGASWTCGQLRKQLLSGQCQSLALHGHGQRAWAVKEEQVQLWAAEILLALEGLHQQGILCRDLNPRNLLFDAAGHICLTFFGQWTEVEPQCCSQAREELYSAPEVGGIAELTEAADCWSFGSLLYELLTGVHLLTSTLCLLQPLSQNHPSGIQPHTQLYLPEGLSLAAASLLTELLQYNPKQRLGSGGGGMAKLKAHSFFSTILWQKLVG